AATAAAGAAGGGCAGCCGTTTCTGGCTGCCCTTTTGTTTTCCTTAGAATGCTTAAGCGGGCGACGGATGTCCCGGAGCCAGGCCTGGCTGTCGTGACGGTTCCGGCTTCAGCACCTGCTGCACGCCACCATCACTGCCGCTGGACGGCATCTTGATTGGCGGAAGGTCTTTGCCTTCGATGATCATTTTGATCTCGTTGGCATCGAGCACCTCGCGCTCCAGCAAAGCCGCCGACATGCGATGCATGATGTCCTTGTTATTTGAGAGGATATCCACCGCCGACTGATAACCCGCATCGACCAACTGACGAACTTGTTTGTCGATCAACTGCGCGGTTTCTTCGCTGAAGTCACGATGCTGATTGATTTCGCGGCCGAGGAAGATCTGCTCTTCCTTCTTGCCGAACGTGATCGGCCCGAGAGAACTCATGCCGAACTCGCATACCATGCGGCGAGCGAGATCGGATGCCTGCTCGATGTCGTTACCGGCACCGGTCGTCATTTGACCGAGGAAGATCTCCTCAGCAACGCGACCGCCCATCATGATGGCCAAGCGCGTCTCGAGATATTCCTTCGTGTAAGTGTGCTTATCGTCGATCGGCAACTGCATGGTTACGCCCAGCGCCATTCCGCGCGGGATGATCGTGACCTTATGCAGAGGGTCGGCGTGCTCGCGCATGGCTGCCACGAGCGCGTGTCCGGCCTCGTGGTAAGCCGTGACCTTTTTCTCATGGTCGGAGAGCAGCATCGACTTGCGCTCCGCCCCCATCAGCACTTTGTCCTTCGAGACTTCGAAGTCGTACATATACACCGCTTTGCGGTTCTGACGAGCGGCGTTCAGTGCGGCCTCGTTGACCATGTTGGCCAGATCAGCTCCGGAGAAACCCGGCGTGCCGCGAGCGAGGATCGAGAGATCGACATCATCTCCGATGGGAATCTTGCGCGTGTGTACGCGGAGAATCTCTTCACGTCCGCGGACGTCGGGACGCGCGACCACTACGCGACGATCAAAGCGGCCAGGACGCAGCAGCGCGGGATCAAGCACGTCAGGACGGTTCGTAGCGGCGATGAGGATCACGCCTTCGTTCGATTCGAAGCCGTCCATCTCAACGAGCAACTGGTTGAGTGTTTGCTCGCGCTCGTCGTGTCCGCCACCTAGACCAGCACCGCGATGGCGTCCGACAGCGTCGATTTCGTCGATGAAAATGATGCAGGGAGCGTTCTTTTTGCCCTGCTCGAACAGATCGCGTACGCGGCTCGCGCCGACGCCGACGAACATTTCGACGAAATCAGAACCTGAAATCGAGAAGAACGGAACGTTGGCTTCACCGGCTACTGCACGGGCAAGCAGAGTCTTTCCCGTTCCGGGAGGTCCGACGAGCAGTACGCCCTTCGGAATGCGTCCTCCGAGCTTTTGGAACTTCTGCGCCTCGCGCAGGAACTCAATAATCTCGCGCAGCTCTTCTTTGGCTTCGTCCACGCCGGCGACGTCCTTAAACGTGACTTTCTTCTGCTGCATCGAGAGCAGGCGTGCGCGGCTCTTGCCGAACGAGAGAGCTTTGTTGCCACCGGTCTGCATCTGGCGGATCATCACGAACCAGAGCGCCGCGAAGAGGATGAGCGGGGAAAGATTCAGCAGGTAAGTCGGCCAGCCATTGCCGGAATTGTCCTTCACGGTGATGTTGACGCCTTTATCGCGAAGGTCCTTGATCATGTCCGGATAATTTGCCGGAACCGTGGTCTGGAATCCGCCTTTGCCGCTCTTGTACTTGCCATGAACTTCGGTGCCGATCATCGTCACGTCATTGACGTCGCCATGGTCCACGTCCTGCATGAACTGCGAGAACGAGACTGGTGTTTCTTTGGCACCGGCGCCACCGGCCTGAACTACCTTCCAGAGCAGTACTCCCGAAAGCAGAATGACCAGCCAGAACGCCACGGTCTTAACGGTTGAATTCACTCTCAATGCTCCTAAACCTACCCTCTAGGACTCCGATACGCGGCCGCATGCCGCCCGAAAAAGTCCCAAATGCGATATCAAAACTACTCATTCGAGCCTTCCAAACGGCCCAAACTGCTGGTCCGATCTTCCCATACACCAGCCGACTCATACATCAAAACGGGGGAGATTGGACGCGAATAGTCCTACCCCTCCATTGTGCTTAGATGCCGAAGAAGGGATTTCGACCCCTTACTCGTAACCTAAATTGTATATGGTTTCCCGGCCGTAAACCTCATCCAAAGTAATGCCAATTACCAGAGCTTCCAATCCATTAGACACCGTGGTTCGGGCTAAGGTGGGGAACACCGGCTGTCGGCATTCGGCTGTCGGCGCTCGGCCGACCACCTTTCTTGGTTTTGCTGCGATTGAGCTTTTAGACGGTCTGCCCGCGAGTTTGATTACGGAGTTTTAAGTCTAATTGGCCCGAACCGCCACCCCATCAGCTGGCCGAAAGCCGAGTGCCGAATGCCGAGTGCCGCTTTCTATTTTCCCTCGCTCTGAATATGCGGCAGATTACGTCCAAATTGGGGATTTCCGAGCCCATACCCAACGATATAGGTTTCCTCGACGATGAATCCCATGTAATCGGGCTGGAGGGGGACTCGGCGGGCGGTCTGCTTGTCGATCAGCGCGGCGAGTTTTACCGAATTAGCACCCCACCCCTGGATGGTACGCATGAGGAATTCGGTGGTCTGTCCAGACTGAATCACGCCTTCGACGAACAGAACGTCTTTGCCCTTCACGTCGATCTCAGGGCCATAGTGGATCTGAATTTGGGATGCCGCACCATTCATTGCTTTTCTTTGCGGCTGTACAAAATGGAGAATCGAGGCGACATTGATGGCGCGAATGAGATCGGCGCAGAACACAAAACCATTGGGCAGGACACAGATCAGCGTGAGGTTCTTCCCCGAATAGTCCCGGGAAATCTGCTGACCCATTTCTCTTACACGTCGCTGAATCTGCTCGGCGGTGAGCAGGACTTTTTCTGACATTCGCGTTGGGTACTGCTTTGAAGTCTGACCCCGAAGGGCGGCTTTCAATCCGTGCTTTCTTCAATCACGATCTGCTGACCATTCGAGGCTAGCAACGCCGGCGCCTCGATGCCACGTACCCAGACAATACGCTGGCCGGCAACGACAACCGGCCAAACCCGCTTTTCTTCCGCGCTGAGGTGCAGCGGGTACAGTAACTCCTTTACACGCTTTTCTGACCTGTGGCGCGCAGCTCGAAAATAATCTCCGGCGCGCCAGTTCCGCACGCGCAGCTTCGAACCCGAAGACAATTCGAAAGCGTGTGCCCGATTATAAGCTGCCGAGATAACAGAAGCGTTATCTTCCGAGATGCGCGCGCGAATTGTTGCGCCAAGCTCCGGAATCCGGCTCTCACCAGGAACAGATAACGCATATTCGTAGTCGGTGGTCGCCTCTTTGGATTCTGCGGAGGCTCTGGAGGGGGTGCGCTCGATCCGCAGTTCGCGAAAGAGAAGCCGCGCGTTCCACCCGTCCGCGATCTGGACTATCTTGCTTTGCGTACCGCGCGTCTGCCGCCGAGAAATCAGATCGAGCATCGCGTGAACGTGCTCAAAGTCGAGACTGCAGCCGATCTGCTCTGCGGCTGCGCGGAGCAGCCGGCGCTGAACAGCAAGCGGTTGTTGCTCCAAAGCTAGAAGTTCGACTGCGATCGCCCCGGCCGACGTTTGTCTGCGTCCGCCGCCGCGAGCAGGTTCTCCGGGCTTGCACACGAGCGGTAGAAGGCGTTTTGTCTGCTCTGTCCAATACTCTTCCTCAGCACGAGAAATTTCCGCCAAGTGCGCCAACGAAGTATCCGCCGCTGGGTTCAACTCATCGCGCAGCACAGGCAGCACGCGCGCACGCATACGGTTGCGAGTGATCGTCAGGTCAGCATTGGTGACATCTTCACGCCAGGACTGCTGCAGATCGCGCAAATACGCGCGAATCTCCTCGCGGCGAATCCCCAAAACAGGACGCACAATACTGCCCCGCCCAAGCCGCTGCTCCGGAAAGATGCCGGCCATGCCGCGCGTACCCGCCCCGCGTACGACCTTCATCAGCACCGTCTCAGCCTGGTCATCGACCGTATGGGCAGTAGCGATTCGTTTGACGTTATTCGACAACAGCGACTCGAAGAATTCATGCCGCAGTTGCCGGGCTGCTGTCTCGATACTGATTTTTTTCTGAGCTGCGTATGCCCGGGCATTCCCTCGGTTGACGTGAGACTCCAGCCCGAACCCGCTGGCCAATTCACTGACGAACTTCTCGTCAGCATCCGCATCGGCTCCGCGAATCCCATGATGAAAATGGGCCACGCTGGGCACGATACCTAGTTCCTCTCGCAGCTCGAGGAGAATACGCAGCAGCCCAACCGAATCTGCCCCGCCGGATACGGCAACAGCGACTCGGTCCCCCGCACCCATGAGTCCGCGCTCGCGAATATAGCGCGCGACACGTTGGCCTAGTGAGAGCACGAGAACATGATTGCACGGGAAGGGGGCTGCTGGCCGCTGGCTACTGGCTTCCGGCAATCTATCCAAGGACAGCGAGACGCGATATCTGACTACCGCGAGCGAGATAGGGGCGAATGTTTCAGCAACTCCGCAAGCCAGTTGCCAGGGGCCGATAGCCAGTAGCCGCTTTGATTTATACTTCGCTTCCCATGAAAGTGGTGGTCATTATTCCGGCTGCGGGACTCGGAACGCGCATGGCAGCGCACTCCGGCGCGCGCGCCGGACAGCCCGCCAAGCAGTTCGCCGAAATCGCCGGTAAGCCGATCCTGCTGCACACATTAGAAAAGTTTTCTGAGGTGCCGGAGGTCACGGATATCTACATCGCCGTTCGCGAGAGTGAGAGTGGACGTGTGCGGGACTTCCTGGCTGGACAAAAGCTTCGTCCCAAGATGCATGTAGTGATCGGGGGCGATCACCGTCAGCAATCGGTAGCGAATGCTTTGGCCGAATTTCGCGCGAATGAGGACGACATTGTTCTAGTGCACGATGCGGTGCGTCCGTTTGTAGAAGGTGAGGTTATTCGCAATGTGATCGAGACCGCCGCAGCTCAAGGCGCCGCCATTGCGGGCCTCCCTGCCGTCGATACCATCAAGCAAGTCGAGCGCACCGCGAGCGGGGCAATCATTACGTCCACGGTACCGCGGGAACGAGTTGTAATGGCGCAGACCCCGCAGGGATTCCGCTACGCGGTGATCAAATGCGCTTTCGATGAAGCCGCTCAGGATGGATTTGTCGGTACCGACGAGGCCTCTCTGGTAGAACGATCGGGACATCAAGTGGCAGTGGTGATGGGCTCTGCGCGAAATATCAAAATCACAACACCCTCGGACCTCGAACTCGCAGAGTTCCTTTTTCACCACGGAGATACGAAGAAAGCTATCGGGTGATCGGGCCATCGGGTCATCGGGTGATCTGCACGCATGGCCATTCGGTTTTACTTCACCCGATGACCCGATCATCCGATCGCCCGATTGCTACACTTTCCTAGATTGCTAGAGGAACCGAATGAGGATTGGGTACGGTTGGGATTCACACGAGTTCAAGAAGGGCGTGCCGCTGAAGATCGGTGGCATAACGCTCGAGCACACCCACGGGCTGGCTGGTCACTCCGACGGAGACGTGCTGCTGCATGCGCTTACCGATGCATTGCTCGGCGCCGTAGCCGCCGGTGACATAGGCGGCTATTTTCCTCCGTCGGACCCAAAATGGAAAAACGCCGACTCGTCTCTGTTCGTCGCTGTTGCATTGGCAAAAGTAAAAGAAGCGGGGTACCAGGTCTGTAACGTAGATTCCACGCTCGTTCTTTCCGAACCGAAGGTTGGGCCCGTTGCTAACCGCATTCGTCAGCGCGTTGCCGAGCTGTTGGAGATTTCGCCGCTAGAAGTCGGTATTAAAGCCAAAACACCCGAAGGCATGGGCACGGAAAAAGCAGCGATCGCCCACGTGGTTGTGCTGCTGGAGAGACAAGACGATCACAAGAAGCTAGAGGTGGCGGCCGCGATGCTCGAGGCCGACAAGCACGTCGATGAGGTTGTGAAGGGTCTTATCAGCGACGTGAAGATCGAGAAGAAACCGCGCCGTGAAAAGGTGCGGACCTAGGTCAGTAAAGCCGGAAACTAACTTCGATCTGGATGGCGACATTGACTTTCCGGCCGTCTTTGACTGCCGGTTCAAACAGCCACTGATTCAATGCCTCGAGAGCCTTCTCGTCCAGGCCAAGCCCTAGCGCACGAATCACGCGAGGATTGTGAATCCTGCCATCAGCACCAACAATCGCTTCCACCAGAACAGTACCCTGATGTTTGGCTTTACGAGCTTCTTCTGAGAACTCAGGCTCGGTTTGGTACTTGATGCGTGGCGGAGAAACTCCGCCGCCGACTTGGAACACTCCACCGCCGATTCCCGCTGTATCGCCCGGACCAACGCCACGTCCGCTGCCATCACCCACGCCGCCGCAACATCCAGCACCGATGCCGGATCCGTAACCGGTTCCATTCGAGGGCACGCTCAATACGCTGGTGAGTGATCCAACTGGACCCTGCTGCGTGATCTTCACTTGCGGTGGGACCATCACGGTCTGCTCAACCGCGAGCTTCGGCGCGTCGTTGCGGATCACCACCGTTGGAGGCGTGATCTGCTGCATGCTGAACTTCGGCGGAGCCCCATGGCTGACTTCGAGTTTGTCGCGATCTCCACCGCCACCGCCGCCACCTACATGTTTTGCTGCGCTGGGCAGGGGAATGTAAGCTCCGATGTCGACCACCGGCCCAAGGGCCTGCGCAATCTGAGCACGATGCTCGATCACCTGATGAGTTAGAAAAAGAACAAGCGCAAGTACTACGGTGTGCAAAATGATCGATGTATAGAAGTTGCGTGATTGAACCGCGTAGGTTCCATATCCATCGCCGAACAATGTAGGCAGGATGTCGTGTGGCTCCCGTGGAGTGGGGATGTTTCCCGACGGTAGCGGAGAGGCCGGTTGCGTGGCCGAGGTAGCCATGTGTCTGCTCCACAGTATAGACCGCCAGCACACAAAATGTTCCCGATTTCTCGGGCACTGCGCCGGCGCGGCGAGCTTGAACTGGAGTACGCCAATCTCGAAGCCGGTGCCAGCAGCTACTCTAAAACGTTACAGCGCAGTGGCTTGCACAAGCAGCGAGGGAAACGACAATAACACGTCACCTACATTCCTGCTAGTCAAAATGGGACGAAAATCGGTAGTTGCGGAGACGCACTGTAGGTTGCCATTTACGTGCGGCGTGCGTGAGAGGCGGCGATTACACAGCACGGAGGCGATGCTCTAATCTGCTATCAAGCCACAGAAACATTCCCCGGCTAAAGATCCCCTTCGCGCAGGTGTTTTCGCCATCACGAACGTGGTAGATACTTCGGGAGACTCGCACACCGCAACTGAACTCTAGATAGGAGGCGGCCCAAATCTCCTGTCCACTCTGCTTTTACGAAATTCCTGAAACGGACCCGATAATTTGCTGCCAACCCTCCTTCAAATCGATGGAATCTCACACCTGAGGAGAATCCAGAAGGAGGCAAACTCAACTCATGGCCACAAGACATCGTTCCACTTCGCGAAGAAGCAGTTCATCGCGCAGCAGAAGTCGACGCAGCAGCGGAAGCTCACGGCGGCGGAGTTCCGCCCGCAGCCGGCGTAGTGCTTCGGCACGCAGTTCGCATCGCAGCACTTCACGCTCACGTCGGAGTTCATCTTCGCGCGGACGCAAATCGAGCTCCCGCCGCAAGTACAGCCCAAGCGCAGGCAAGAACGTCGAGCGTGAAATGCACGAGTTCAAACGCGGCCGTCTCAAGATGGGCCGCAGCGGCAAGAAAGTGAAGAGCCGCAAACAGGCGATCGCGATTGGCTTGTCGGAAGCTCGTCGCGCCGGCAAGAAAGTTCCGTCGAAGAAGAG
This portion of the Terriglobales bacterium genome encodes:
- the ftsH gene encoding ATP-dependent zinc metalloprotease FtsH, with the protein product MNSTVKTVAFWLVILLSGVLLWKVVQAGGAGAKETPVSFSQFMQDVDHGDVNDVTMIGTEVHGKYKSGKGGFQTTVPANYPDMIKDLRDKGVNITVKDNSGNGWPTYLLNLSPLILFAALWFVMIRQMQTGGNKALSFGKSRARLLSMQQKKVTFKDVAGVDEAKEELREIIEFLREAQKFQKLGGRIPKGVLLVGPPGTGKTLLARAVAGEANVPFFSISGSDFVEMFVGVGASRVRDLFEQGKKNAPCIIFIDEIDAVGRHRGAGLGGGHDEREQTLNQLLVEMDGFESNEGVILIAATNRPDVLDPALLRPGRFDRRVVVARPDVRGREEILRVHTRKIPIGDDVDLSILARGTPGFSGADLANMVNEAALNAARQNRKAVYMYDFEVSKDKVLMGAERKSMLLSDHEKKVTAYHEAGHALVAAMREHADPLHKVTIIPRGMALGVTMQLPIDDKHTYTKEYLETRLAIMMGGRVAEEIFLGQMTTGAGNDIEQASDLARRMVCEFGMSSLGPITFGKKEEQIFLGREINQHRDFSEETAQLIDKQVRQLVDAGYQSAVDILSNNKDIMHRMSAALLEREVLDANEIKMIIEGKDLPPIKMPSSGSDGGVQQVLKPEPSRQPGLAPGHPSPA
- a CDS encoding phosphoribosyltransferase family protein, which encodes MSEKVLLTAEQIQRRVREMGQQISRDYSGKNLTLICVLPNGFVFCADLIRAINVASILHFVQPQRKAMNGAASQIQIHYGPEIDVKGKDVLFVEGVIQSGQTTEFLMRTIQGWGANSVKLAALIDKQTARRVPLQPDYMGFIVEETYIVGYGLGNPQFGRNLPHIQSEGK
- the tilS gene encoding tRNA lysidine(34) synthetase TilS; translated protein: MLSLGQRVARYIRERGLMGAGDRVAVAVSGGADSVGLLRILLELREELGIVPSVAHFHHGIRGADADADEKFVSELASGFGLESHVNRGNARAYAAQKKISIETAARQLRHEFFESLLSNNVKRIATAHTVDDQAETVLMKVVRGAGTRGMAGIFPEQRLGRGSIVRPVLGIRREEIRAYLRDLQQSWREDVTNADLTITRNRMRARVLPVLRDELNPAADTSLAHLAEISRAEEEYWTEQTKRLLPLVCKPGEPARGGGRRQTSAGAIAVELLALEQQPLAVQRRLLRAAAEQIGCSLDFEHVHAMLDLISRRQTRGTQSKIVQIADGWNARLLFRELRIERTPSRASAESKEATTDYEYALSVPGESRIPELGATIRARISEDNASVISAAYNRAHAFELSSGSKLRVRNWRAGDYFRAARHRSEKRVKELLYPLHLSAEEKRVWPVVVAGQRIVWVRGIEAPALLASNGQQIVIEESTD
- the ispD gene encoding 2-C-methyl-D-erythritol 4-phosphate cytidylyltransferase gives rise to the protein MKVVVIIPAAGLGTRMAAHSGARAGQPAKQFAEIAGKPILLHTLEKFSEVPEVTDIYIAVRESESGRVRDFLAGQKLRPKMHVVIGGDHRQQSVANALAEFRANEDDIVLVHDAVRPFVEGEVIRNVIETAAAQGAAIAGLPAVDTIKQVERTASGAIITSTVPRERVVMAQTPQGFRYAVIKCAFDEAAQDGFVGTDEASLVERSGHQVAVVMGSARNIKITTPSDLELAEFLFHHGDTKKAIG
- the ispF gene encoding 2-C-methyl-D-erythritol 2,4-cyclodiphosphate synthase; this encodes MRIGYGWDSHEFKKGVPLKIGGITLEHTHGLAGHSDGDVLLHALTDALLGAVAAGDIGGYFPPSDPKWKNADSSLFVAVALAKVKEAGYQVCNVDSTLVLSEPKVGPVANRIRQRVAELLEISPLEVGIKAKTPEGMGTEKAAIAHVVVLLERQDDHKKLEVAAAMLEADKHVDEVVKGLISDVKIEKKPRREKVRT
- a CDS encoding energy transducer TonB; the encoded protein is MATSATQPASPLPSGNIPTPREPHDILPTLFGDGYGTYAVQSRNFYTSIILHTVVLALVLFLTHQVIEHRAQIAQALGPVVDIGAYIPLPSAAKHVGGGGGGGDRDKLEVSHGAPPKFSMQQITPPTVVIRNDAPKLAVEQTVMVPPQVKITQQGPVGSLTSVLSVPSNGTGYGSGIGAGCCGGVGDGSGRGVGPGDTAGIGGGVFQVGGGVSPPRIKYQTEPEFSEEARKAKHQGTVLVEAIVGADGRIHNPRVIRALGLGLDEKALEALNQWLFEPAVKDGRKVNVAIQIEVSFRLY